One genomic window of Erinaceus europaeus chromosome 7, mEriEur2.1, whole genome shotgun sequence includes the following:
- the LOC103109229 gene encoding olfactory receptor 6C2-like has product MRNHTAVTTFILLGLTDDPELQVLVFVFMLIAYLLSVTGNLTIILLTLLDPRLKTAMYFFLQNFSFLEISFTSACIPKYLYSLSTGDRTITYNACMCQLFFAYVFIITQFFLLAAMSFDRYVAICKPLHYVSIMNQKVCKRLVFCCWITTLLIIFPPLIILLGLRFCDSNIIDHFACDANPILKISCSDTWFIEQLFIVCSVLIFIMTLVCVVLSYLYIIRTILRFPSAQQRTKAFSTCSSHLIVISISYGSCIFIYIKPSAKDEMAINKGVTVLATSISPMLNPFIYTLRNKQVMQAFNDLFTKLCFSLVLRRILK; this is encoded by the coding sequence ATGAGAAACCACACAGCAGTGACCACATTCATCCTCCTGGGATTAACAGATGACCCTGAACTACAGGTTCTGGTGTTTGTGTTTATGCTTATTGCCTATTTACTGAGTGTAACTGGAAACCTGACCATCATTCTGCTCACATTGTTGGATCCTCGCCTGAAAACTGCCATGTACTTTTTCCTCCAGAATTTTTCCTTCTTAGAAATCTCTTTCACTTCTGCCTGCATTCCTAAATACTTGTACAGTCTGTCAACAGGTGACAGGACCATTACTTATAATGCTTGCATGTGTCAACTGTTCTTTGCATATGTGTTCATAATAACACAATTTttcctcctggcagccatgtcaTTTGATCGTTATGTAGCCATCTGTAAACCCCTGCATTATGTGAGCATCATGAATCAGAAGGTCTGCAAACGACTTGTCTTCTGCTGTTGGATAACTACTTTGTTGATCATATTTCCACCACTTATCATACTACtaggcctgagattttgtgattCTAATATCATTGATCATTTTGCTTGTGATGCCAATCCAATCCTgaagatctcatgctcagatacATGGTTCATAGAGCAGTTGTTTATTGTCTGTTCCGTATTGATCTTCATCATGACTCTCGTGTGTGTGGTTCTGTCCTACCTGTATATCATCAGAACAATTCTGAGATTCCCCTCTGCTCAGCAAAGGACAAAAGCCTTTTCCACCTGCTCTTCCCACTTGATTGTGATTTCCATTTCCTATGGCAGCTGCATCTTTATCTATATCAAGCCCTCAGCAAAAGATGAAATGGCCATTAATAAGGGAGTTACAGTATTAGCAACTTCCATCTCCCCCATGCTAAATCCATTTATTTATACACTGAGAAACAAACAAGTGATGCAAGCCTTCAATGACTTATTCACGAAATTATGCTTCTCTCTAGTACTTAGAAGAATATTGAAATAA